The genomic segment TTCCGCCGGGCCCGCGCCCACTGCCGCCGCTACCGCGCCACGGGCGTGACCGTCCCGCGCCGCGCCCGGCTGCGCCACGGGCTGTTCCGGATCGGCGCCCACCGCGTGTACCGGGCGCTGTGGACGGCCCGGACCCTGCGCGGGCGGCTGCGCCGCGTCCGGACGGCGGCGCTCCGGGCGCTGCGCGGCGCCGTGCTCCAGGCGCACTACCGGACGCAGCTGCGGCTGCCGGTCCGCGCCGACCTCGCGGTGTTCGCGGCGTACTGGCACCGCGGGTACGCCTGCAACCCGGCCGCGATCGAGACGAAGGCCCGGGAGCTGGTGCCCGGACTGCGCACCGCCTGGATCTGCCGGCCCGAGCACGCGCACACCGTGCCGTGCGGGACCCGGCGGCTGACCCCGGGGACGTTCGGCTACTGGACGGCGCTCGCCCGTGCCAAGTACCTCGTCAACAACGTCAACTTCGACCGCCGGCTGGTGAAGCGGCCCGGCCAGGTGCTGCTCCAGACCCATCACGGGACCCCGCTGAAGACCATGGGCCTGGACCTCCTGGACCGGCCCGCGGCGGCCCGCGCGATGGACTTCGACGTGCTCCTCGCCAACGTCGACAAGTGGGACTTCTCCCTCTCCGCCAACCGGCACTCCACCCTGGTGTGGGAGAGGGCGTACCCCTCCGGCTACACCACGCTCGACTACGGCTACCCGCGCAACGACGTCCTGCGACGGGCCACCGACGCCGATGTGGCGCGGCTGCGGGAGACGATCGGCATCCCCGAGGGCAGCACCGCCCTGCTGTACGCGCCCACCCACCGCGACTACCACCGCACCCAGCGACCCCTGCTCGACCCGGAACGGCTGCTGCGCGAGCTGGGCCCCGACTTCGTGATCCTGGCCCGTGCGCACTACTCGTACGAGGCCCCGCTGATCCACGTCCCGCATCCACGGGTCATCGACGTCAGCGGCCATCCATCGGTCGAATCGCTCGCCCTCGCCTCCGACGCCCTCATCACGGACTACTCGTCGCTGATGTTCGACTACGCCAATCTGGACCGCCCGATCGTCGTCCACAGCACCGACCGCGAGGCGTACGAGGCGGCCCGGGGCACCTACTTCGACCTGCGCTCCTGCCCGCCGGGCCCGATCGCGCACAGCGAGGAAGAGCTGATCGACCTGTTCGTCACCGGCCTCTGGCGCGGGGCCAGGTCGGCCCGGCTGCGGGCGGCGTTCCGGACGCGGTTCTGCCCGTACGACGACGGGGACGCGGCCGAACGCGTGGTGCGGCGGGTGTTCCTGGACGACACGACGGTACGGCCGCCCACACCCGCGCCCGCGGCGGCCGGCACGGACATGGTCACGGCGATGACCACGTCCGACGCCACCGGCCCGGAGCACGGACCGGTGCCCACCCCCGTACCTCCCACTCCCGTACCCCCCGGGCCCGGGACCGCACCGGCCACCGACCCGGCACGCCGACGTCTCCAGCCCGCCGACCGGACCTGACCGCCCTTCCCCTCCTCTTCCTCCCTCCGTCCCGTGTCACCTGTGTCCCCTCCCCCGTCCCCTCAGAAGCCTGTCCGAGAGAGAGCTGCCATGCCCCGGCTGAGTGTCGTCGTCCCCGTCCACCGCGCCCGGGGGGAGCTGCGGGCCTGTCTGGAGTCGGTGCTCTCCCAGTCGTTCACGGACATCGAGGTGATCGGGGTCGACGACGGGGCACCGGACGGCTCCGGGCTGCTCTTCGACGAGTTCGCCGAACGTGACGGCCGGGTGCGGGCGATGCGGCTGCCCTCCGGCGCCGGGGACCACGGACGGCGGGACGCCGGGGCGTGGGCGGCGACCGGGGACCACCTGCTGTTCCTCGAAGGGCACTTCGTGCTGCTGCCCGGGGCGCTGGAGACCATCGCCGACCGGCTGACCGAGGCCGGTGACCCGGACGTGCTGCTGTTCGGCCACCGCAGGAAGCCGTTCCGGGGCAGGTCACGGCCCGCCGGATCGCTGGAGGTGCTGCGCGAACTGGCGGCCACGGACGGACCGTCCACCACGCCGCTCACGCTCGCCGCCCACCCCCGGCTCCTCGACGTCGCCCAGGTCTCCTGGAACCGGACCGTCCGCCGCACCTTCCACAAGGCCCGTACACCCCACTTCGCGGCGGGACCGCACGGCGAGCGGATGTACGCGCTCCGGACCCTGGCCGTGGCCGGTTCGGTGGCCGTGCTGCCCACCGCCTGCGTCGAGCACCGGGGCCGGCGCCCGCTGCCCTCCCTCGACGGGACCCCCGCCCCCGAGGACGCCCCGGCCGCCCTCGTCACCGCGTACGGCGAACTGCTGTCGTCCGTCCGCCAGGACCCGGCCACGCACGCCCTGCTCTTCGGGCGGGCGGAGCGCGAACTCCTCACCGCCCACCGGTCGGTACGGCGTCGGCGCCGACGGTACGTACGCTCCGTGGCGGAGTTCCACCGCGCGCACCGGCCCGAGGGCCACCGCTTCCCGCCCGGCGTGAAGGGGCTGCGGCTACGGCTGCTGGGCGGCGGCCGGTCCGCCGCACTCTCCGCACTGACCCGGACGCTCGCCGTGCGCACGGCACTTCGGGCCGTGCCCGGCGCGCTGCGGGCCCGCGCCCGGCGCTCCCTGCCCGGCCGCTACTACCGGTGGCAGCGCCGACTGCCGCTGAACCCACGGCTCGCCGTCTACTCCGCGTACTGGAACCGGGGCGTCAGCTGCAACCCGGAGGCCGTCTTCCGCAAAGCCCGCGAACTGGCCCCGCACATCCACGGTGTGTGGGTGGTGTCGAAGGACGCGGTGGGCTCGGTCCCCGAGGGCGTCGACCACGTCGTGCCGGGGACCCGGCGCTACTGGTCGCTGCTCGCCCGCGCCACGTACTTCGTCAACAACGTCAACTTCCCCGACCACCTGGTCAAACGCCCCGGCCAGATCCATGTGATGACCCACCACGGCACCCCGCTGAAGATCATGGGCCTGGACCAGCAGGAGTACCCGGTCGCCGCGAAGGGGCTCGACTTCGGCCGGCTGCTGCGCCGCGTCGACCGGTGGGACTGGAGCGTCAGCGCCAACCCGCACTCCACGGAGGTCTGGGCGCGCGCCTATCCCGGCACCGCCCGCGCCCTCGAATCGGGCTACCCGCGCAACGACGTCTACACCACGGCCACCAGCGAGGACATCCGGACGATCCGGGAGGGGCTCGGCATCCGGCCGGAGCAGCGCGCCGTGCTGTACGCGCCGACGCACCGGGACTACGAGGCGTCGTACCGCGGCAGGCTCGACCTGGTCCGGTTCTGCGAGCTGGTCGGCCCGGACACCGTCGTGCTGGTCAGGGCGCACTACTTCTACGGGGACGCCGAACCGCCCGCCCATCCGTCCCTGATCGACGTCAGCGCCCACCCGAGGGTCGAGGAGCTGTGCCTCGCGGCCGACGCCCTGGTGACGGACTACTCGTCGGTGATGTTCGACTACGCCAATCTGGACCGGCCGATCGTGGTGCACGCGCCGGACTGGGAGACGTACCGCACGGTCCGGGGCGTCTGTTTCGACCTGCTCTCGGGGAAGCCGGGCGACACCCCGGGCGCGGTCTCCACGAGCACGGAGGAGCTGGCCCGGATCTTCCTGGACGGCAGCTGGCGGAGCCCGGAGAACACGGCGCTGCGGTCCGCGTTCCGGGCGAGGTTCTGCCCGTACGACGACGGGCGGGCCGCCGAACGGGTGGTGCGCCGGGTCCTGCTGGGCGAGCCGGAGCCGCTGTCCGTGGCGATGTCCTGGGAGCGGGGCCGGGTGCGGCTGCCGGAGCAGGGACGCGGCGAGGCGTCCCGTACGGCCGACGCCTGACCCGGACCCGCGGGGCGCCGCGCCGGTCTCCCGCGGGGGGAGGCCGGCGCGGCGGCCGTCTCAGCGCCGCTGACCGGCCATCACCGCGGCGAGGCCGACCACCACGAGCACCGATCCGCCCCAGGTCCACATCGAGGTCCGCTCGTGCAGCACGGTCGATCCGGCGAGCACGATCAGCAGATAGCCGAGGGCGTTGAACGGATAGGCGATGCTCAGCGGCACCCGGGCCAGGGTGGACATCCAGGCGAGCGCGGACACCGCGAAGACGAGCAGCCCGGCGACGACCCAGGGACTGGTGGCGGCCCGCATCGCGACGGACCCGCCGTCCCGGTCGACGGCCGCCGCCGCGCCCCGCATCCCGTGCTTGAGCATGATCTGACCGCCCGCCGACGCGAACACGGCGAACAGCAGCAGCGACAGGCTGGCGAGGGTCAACGGATTCCTCCTGGCGGACGGTCCCGGCTCGGGCGGTGAAGGGAGCGGCGGCCCCGGCCGGGGCGCCGTGGGGAGTTCGGGGGCGGGGGCCGACGGGGGCTCAGGCGCGGGCGTCGGCCGGGGCGGCGGCTCGGGCGCCCGGGACGACGGAGTCCGCGGGGACGTACCGGTGGTCGAGGATGTCCTGTACATCGACGTGCTCTCCAGCGATGATCGTTTCCGCCGCGTGCGGGGTGAGCAGGGCGACGTGCTGATAGCCGAACAGGGTCGGGCGCAGCCGGGTGAGCAGCTTCGAGAGCCCGCCGAGGACCGCGGTGACGGGTCCGCGTCCGCCGAGCACGGCCCAGAAGGGCGCCCCGGTCGAGGTCAGGTCGAGGATGTCGTAACCGGCGCTCCGGACCGTGCGGCGCAGGCTGGCCCGGGTGAAGAAGCGCAGATGCGTTTCGTCGAGGATGCCGCGCCGGTCGTAGTCGAAGGCGCCGAGCGCGACGCGCAGCCGGGCGTACCAGTGGCTGAAGTTCGGCACGGACAGCAGCACCCGGCCGCCGGGGCGCAGGACGGCGGCGATGTCGGTGAGCACCCGCCCGGGGCGGGACAGGTGCTCGATGACGTCCCCGGCGACCACGTAGTCGTAGCCGGTGCCGATCTCCTCGGGCAGGCCCTTCTCCAGGTCGGCGAGGTGGAAGCGGGTGCAGTTCGCGCGGACGCCGGGGACCTCGACGTGGTCGACGCCGGTCACCTCGTGACCCAGCGCCTCCAGCCGCCGGGCGAACAGGCCGCCGGAGCAGCCGAGGTCAAGGACCCGGCCGGGCGGCAGGGCGCGCATCTTCTCCAGGATGACGGCGTGGGAGGAGCCGTCGCCCTCCTTGAAGGCGTACTCGACGGGCTTGGGAATCCAGGGGCAGGTCCCGAAGCCCTTGACGGCGAGGCGGTATTCGATGACGTCCTTGAGCACGTCCTTGGCGTACTTCATTCCGTTGACGTAGCAGATCTCGTCGCCGTAGTAGGTGGGTACGGGGATCTCCTTGATCCGCATCCCCGCGTCCAGCAGCTGGACGATGATCTGGGTGTCGAAGTCGAACGCGTCGGTGTTCCGGTCGATCGGGAGCTTCTTCAGCGCCTCGACGCTGTAGGCGCGGTACCCGGAGTGGAATTCGGTCAGCCGCGAGCCGAGCAGCCCGTTCTCGAAACGGGTGAGGACCCGGTTGCCGAGCCATTTGTAGAGCGGCATTCCGCCCTTGAGCGCCGTTCCGGACGTCATCATCCGAGAGCCGAACACCGCTTCGCATTCGCCGCGTTCGATGGGCGCGACCATGTCGGGCAGGAGTTCGGGGGCGTACTGTCCGTCGCCGTGCAGGAGTACGACGATGTCGAGCCCGCGTTCGGCGGCCAGCGCGTATCCGGCTTTCTGGTTTCCGCCGTATCCGAGGTTCTTGGTGTGGCGCATCACGACGGTACGGGGCATTCCCTCCCCCTGCGACCAGCGGCAGCCCGCGGTGAACGTCGCGTCGTGGCTCGCGTCGTCCAGGATGAGGATGTCGGTGACGCGCGGCCGGAAATCCTCCGGAATGCGGTCGAGGGTCTTCTCCAGCGTCGTCTCGGCGTTGTACGCGACCACCAGGATGCCGATTCCGGGGCTCGGGTTTTCCTTCACGGGACTTCTCTCCAGTCGGGCTCGGGTGCGGGGCCCACGAGGGGCGGCCGGGGCCGCCGAGGGGGCGGGCGAGCGCGTGATCAGTTGACGGACGGTTCGGCACGGTCGGCGGGTCCCGGCCGGTCGGGGGCCGGGGCGGGGCCTGCGGGAGTGGTGGGAACGTCGGCATCGGCGGGGGCGGCGGTAGCGGCGGGGCCGGTGCGGTCCGCCGCCGGGGCGGGTTCCGCGGTGCGGGGCGGGGTGACGGTGGCCGTTCCCGAGCCCGTGGCCGTAGCCGCGCCCTTGGCCGCGTCCGTGGCCGTAGTCGTAGCCGCGTCCGTGGCCGTAGTCGTAGCCGCGTCCGTGGCCGTAGTCGTAGCCGCGTCCGTGGCCGTTCCCGTGACCGCATCCGTGCCCGCGCCCGTGGCCGGTCCCGTACCCCCGTCCGTGTCCGGCCGGGCGCCGAGCAGGGACCGGACCCCGGTGGCGAGGGAGACCGCGAGCACGAGCCAGCCGAACTCGCCCAGGTACAGCAGGGGTTCGCTCCAGCGGACCGCCGAACGCCCGTGGTAGGCGAGGGAGGCCAGCAGACCGAGCACGGCGTTGCAGGCGACGCCCTCCCACGGTCCGAGGACGAACATCGCTGCGGCGGCCCAGGTCAGGTACTGGAGCGCGGACGCGGTGGAGAGCAGCAGCAGCAGACCGAGCGTGACGGAGACGGCCGCGGTGAGCCGCGCGGGCCTCAGCCACGCCAGCCAGACGCCCGCCGCCACGCAGATCAGTACGGGCAGGAAGTGTCCGTCGCCACGGAGGAACACCACGAACGAGTCGGGCAGCCCCAGCTGGTCGGCGAACCGCACCAGTCCCCAGAGGCGGTGGCCGCCGCCCCCGTACTCCAGGACGTTCTCCTTCAGCTGCTCGGGCACCGTCGCCAGCACCGGCCCCCACAGGAGCGCGATCACCCCGGCGAATCCGCAGGTGAAGCGGGTGAGTGTGGAGCGCCCGCCGCGCAGCGCGACGACGAACAGCGCGGGGACGGCCACCACCGGGACGAACTTCACGCTGATCCCGAGCGCGGCGGCCACCCCGGCGGCCAGCGGCGACTTCCGGTCGGCGAGCAGGAACGCGGCGGCGAGCACGAGGGCGATGGCGACCGAGTCGGTGTTCCCGTGATAGCCGGAGGTGGCGGTCAGCAGCGGGCTCAGCGCCACGCCGGCCCCGCAGACGGCCGCCGTGCGGATCGAGCCGCGCCGCCGGACGGCCTCGAACACGAGCAGCGCGCAGAGGAAGTCGGCGAGTGATGCCGGGACGCGCATCAGGGTGGCGAACGGAATTCCGGCTCCGGACAGTTCATGCAGTCCGAGAAGCAGCCAGCCGGCCAGCGGCGGATGATTGTAGAGCGGCAGACCCGGCAGTGGTTGTTCATAGATGCGGATCGGACCGTAGACCGTGAGGGCCTTGGCGAATCCCTGGAAGTATCTGACGTCCGCCGGACCCGGGGTGTTCACGGCGATCATCATTCTGGTGACCATACCGATGGCAGCGGCGACCAGGACGGCGGCTCTCGCCCGCCGTACGGTCAACGCGTCCCACCGCATTCGAATACCCATGAAAACAGAACGTAGCAACCCACGGGGCCCGTGTTGCGTACCGATGAACACACTTAATTCGTATGGGGGTTCACGACACCGGGATATCCGTAAACCCGTAATTCACCGAATCACCCGTGCGGCCCACGCCACCCGTAATCGAGGGACGTCAACTCTCGTTAACCACCCGTCCTTCACTCAGTCCTCGACGGGTCGGAACCCAGTGAAAGCTCTCGTACTCGCCGGCGGCGCCGGCACCCGGCTGCGGCCGATCACCCACACCTCCGCCAAACAGCTCGTACCGGTCGCCAACAAGCCGGTGCTCTTCTACGGACTGGAGTCGATCGCGCGGGCCGGCATCACCGAGGTCGGCATCATCGTCGGCGACACCGCGGACGAGATCATGTCGTCGGTCGGTGACGGCTCCCGCTTCGGACTGGGCGTCACCTACATCCCGCAGCACGCGCCGCTGGGCCTCGCCCACGCGGTGCTGATCGCCCGCGACTTCCTCGGGGACGAGGACTTCGTGATGTACCTGGGGGACAACTTCGTGGTCGGCGGCATCACCGACCTGGTCCGGGCCTTCCGTACGAGCAGACCGGACGCGCAGATCCTGCTGACCCGGGTGCCCGATCCGCGCGCCTTCGGGGTCGCCGAGCTGGACGCCGAGGGGCAGGTCGTGGGGCTGGAGGAGAAACCCGAGCGGCCCCGCAGCGATCTGGCGCTGGTCGGGGTGTACCTGTTCACCCCGGCCGTCCACGAGGCGGTGCGGGCCGTCAAACCGTCCGACCGGGGCGAACTGGAGATCACGCACGCCCTCCAGTGGCTCATCGACGAGCGCCGCACGGTCCGCTCGACGGTGGTCTCCGGCTACTGGAAGGACACCGGGAACGTCTCCGACATGCTGGAGGTGAACCGGTCCGTCCTGGAACTCCTCGAACCGGTCCGCGAGGGCGATGTCGACGCGGCCACCGAGATCATCGGCCGGGTCAGCATCGCCGCGGACGCCACGGTCCGCGCCTCCCGGATCGTGGGCCCGGTCGTCATCGGCGCCGGAACCGTCGTGGAGCGCTCGTACATCGGCCCGTCCACCTCGATCGCCGAGAACTGCCGGATCACCGACAGCGAGATCGAGTACTCCATCGTCCTGTGCGGCTCGTCGGTGCGTGGCGTGGGCCGGATCGAGGCGTCACTGATCGGCCGCCACGTCGAAATCACCCCCGCCCCGCCCATCCCCGCCGCGCACCGCCTCGTGCTCGGCGACCACAGCAAGGTGCAGATCTCCGCATGACGCCCCCTCTTCGCATCCTGGTGACCGGCGGCGCCGGGTTCATCGGCTCGCACTACGTCCGTACCCTGCTGGGCGCCGAGGGCCCGGCGGCCGTCGCCGGGGTGGCGGTCACCGTCCTCGACCGGCTCAGCTACGCGGGCAACCCGGCCAACCTCGACCCGGTCCGCTCCCACCCCCGGTTCGCCTTCGTGCACGGCGACATCCGCGATCCGGCGCTCGTCGGCAAGGCCGTCTCCGAGCACGACCAGGTGGTGCACTTCGCCGCCGAGTCGCACGTCGACCGCTCGATCCAGGGCGCCGGCGCCTTCGTGGACACCAATGTGCTCGGCACCCAGGTGCTGCTGGACGCGGCGCTGAGGCACCGGCTCGGCACGTTCGTCCACGTCTCCACGGACGAGGTGTACGGATCGGTCGACGAGGGTTCCTGGCCCGAGACCGCCCCCGTCTCGCCCAACTCCCCCTACGCGGCGACCAAGGCGTCCGCCGACCTGCTGGCGCTCGCCCACCACCGCACGCACGGACTGGACGTCCGGGTCACCCGCTGCTCCAACAACTACGGCCACCACCAGTTCCCCGAGAAGATCGTCCCGCTGTTCATCACCCGGCTGCTGGACGGCGGACGGGTGCCGCTGTACGGGGACGGGCTCAACGTCCGCGACTGGCTGCACATCGACGACCACGTCCAGGGCATCGAACGGGTCCGCACCGCGGGGCGCCCCGGCGAGGTCTACAACATCGGCGGCGGCACCGAACTCACCAACCGGGAACTGACCTCACTGCTGCTGACCGCCTGCGGCGCCGACTGGGACCGGGTCGACCGGGTCGAGGACCGCAAGGGCCACGACCGCCGCTACTCGGTGGACTGCGCCAAGATCCGCGACGAGCTGGGATACCGCCCAGGCAAGGACTTCGCGACCGGCCTCGCCGAGACCGTCGACTGGTACCGCGAGCACCGCTCGTGGTGGCGGCCGCTGACCGCGCGGGCCGCGCTGTGAGCCGCTGGCTGGTCACCGGGGCGGGCGGGATGCTCGGCCGGGCCATGACCGCCCGGCTGGCCCGCGAGGGGCGTGCGCCCGTCGCGCTGGACCGGCGGGCCCTGGACCTCACGGACCCGGCCGCGGTCGGGTCCGCCCTCGCCGCGCACCGGCCCGCCGTCGTCGTCAACTGCGCGGCCTGGACCGCCGTGGACGACGCGGAGAGCCGGGAACCCGACGCCCTGCGGATCAACGGCGACGGGGTACGCAACCTCGCGGCGGCCTGCGCGGCGCGGGGCGTGGTCCTGCTGCACGTGTCGACGGACTACGTCTTCGGCGGCGACGCGACCACCCCCTACCCGGAGACCGCGGTCCCGGCCCCGAGGACCGCGTACGGCAGGACCAAACTCGCGGGCGAGCGGGCGGTGCTCGATCTGCTGCCGACCACCGGGTACGTCGTGCGCACGGCCTGGCTGTACGGGGAGGGCGGGGCGAACTTCGTCCGCACGATGAT from the Streptomyces sp. AM 4-1-1 genome contains:
- a CDS encoding bifunctional glycosyltransferase family 2 protein/CDP-glycerol:glycerophosphate glycerophosphotransferase, with amino-acid sequence MPRFSVIVPAYRVQAYLHDSLDSVLTQSFDDFELIAVDDCSPDACGAVIDEYAARDPRVRALHLPENVGLGRARNAGIAEATGDYLLFLDSDDTLTPGALRAVADRIDAAGDPDVLVYDYARTYWSGERVRNMFADRLTETGPAAFTLADRPGLLKVLMVVWNKAYRRDFVEEHGFSFPPGYYEDTPWTYPTLMAARSIAVLDRVCVDYRQRRRGNILSTTSHRHFDVFDQYDRVFAFIDAHPRLAVWRPVIFRRMLDHFSTVFTAPDRLPRGSRAAFFRRARAHCRRYRATGVTVPRRARLRHGLFRIGAHRVYRALWTARTLRGRLRRVRTAALRALRGAVLQAHYRTQLRLPVRADLAVFAAYWHRGYACNPAAIETKARELVPGLRTAWICRPEHAHTVPCGTRRLTPGTFGYWTALARAKYLVNNVNFDRRLVKRPGQVLLQTHHGTPLKTMGLDLLDRPAAARAMDFDVLLANVDKWDFSLSANRHSTLVWERAYPSGYTTLDYGYPRNDVLRRATDADVARLRETIGIPEGSTALLYAPTHRDYHRTQRPLLDPERLLRELGPDFVILARAHYSYEAPLIHVPHPRVIDVSGHPSVESLALASDALITDYSSLMFDYANLDRPIVVHSTDREAYEAARGTYFDLRSCPPGPIAHSEEELIDLFVTGLWRGARSARLRAAFRTRFCPYDDGDAAERVVRRVFLDDTTVRPPTPAPAAAGTDMVTAMTTSDATGPEHGPVPTPVPPTPVPPGPGTAPATDPARRRLQPADRT
- a CDS encoding bifunctional glycosyltransferase family 2 protein/CDP-glycerol:glycerophosphate glycerophosphotransferase, producing the protein MPRLSVVVPVHRARGELRACLESVLSQSFTDIEVIGVDDGAPDGSGLLFDEFAERDGRVRAMRLPSGAGDHGRRDAGAWAATGDHLLFLEGHFVLLPGALETIADRLTEAGDPDVLLFGHRRKPFRGRSRPAGSLEVLRELAATDGPSTTPLTLAAHPRLLDVAQVSWNRTVRRTFHKARTPHFAAGPHGERMYALRTLAVAGSVAVLPTACVEHRGRRPLPSLDGTPAPEDAPAALVTAYGELLSSVRQDPATHALLFGRAERELLTAHRSVRRRRRRYVRSVAEFHRAHRPEGHRFPPGVKGLRLRLLGGGRSAALSALTRTLAVRTALRAVPGALRARARRSLPGRYYRWQRRLPLNPRLAVYSAYWNRGVSCNPEAVFRKARELAPHIHGVWVVSKDAVGSVPEGVDHVVPGTRRYWSLLARATYFVNNVNFPDHLVKRPGQIHVMTHHGTPLKIMGLDQQEYPVAAKGLDFGRLLRRVDRWDWSVSANPHSTEVWARAYPGTARALESGYPRNDVYTTATSEDIRTIREGLGIRPEQRAVLYAPTHRDYEASYRGRLDLVRFCELVGPDTVVLVRAHYFYGDAEPPAHPSLIDVSAHPRVEELCLAADALVTDYSSVMFDYANLDRPIVVHAPDWETYRTVRGVCFDLLSGKPGDTPGAVSTSTEELARIFLDGSWRSPENTALRSAFRARFCPYDDGRAAERVVRRVLLGEPEPLSVAMSWERGRVRLPEQGRGEASRTADA
- a CDS encoding bifunctional glycosyltransferase/class I SAM-dependent methyltransferase; the encoded protein is MKENPSPGIGILVVAYNAETTLEKTLDRIPEDFRPRVTDILILDDASHDATFTAGCRWSQGEGMPRTVVMRHTKNLGYGGNQKAGYALAAERGLDIVVLLHGDGQYAPELLPDMVAPIERGECEAVFGSRMMTSGTALKGGMPLYKWLGNRVLTRFENGLLGSRLTEFHSGYRAYSVEALKKLPIDRNTDAFDFDTQIIVQLLDAGMRIKEIPVPTYYGDEICYVNGMKYAKDVLKDVIEYRLAVKGFGTCPWIPKPVEYAFKEGDGSSHAVILEKMRALPPGRVLDLGCSGGLFARRLEALGHEVTGVDHVEVPGVRANCTRFHLADLEKGLPEEIGTGYDYVVAGDVIEHLSRPGRVLTDIAAVLRPGGRVLLSVPNFSHWYARLRVALGAFDYDRRGILDETHLRFFTRASLRRTVRSAGYDILDLTSTGAPFWAVLGGRGPVTAVLGGLSKLLTRLRPTLFGYQHVALLTPHAAETIIAGEHVDVQDILDHRYVPADSVVPGARAAAPADARA
- a CDS encoding glycosyltransferase family 39 protein, with translation MGIRMRWDALTVRRARAAVLVAAAIGMVTRMMIAVNTPGPADVRYFQGFAKALTVYGPIRIYEQPLPGLPLYNHPPLAGWLLLGLHELSGAGIPFATLMRVPASLADFLCALLVFEAVRRRGSIRTAAVCGAGVALSPLLTATSGYHGNTDSVAIALVLAAAFLLADRKSPLAAGVAAALGISVKFVPVVAVPALFVVALRGGRSTLTRFTCGFAGVIALLWGPVLATVPEQLKENVLEYGGGGHRLWGLVRFADQLGLPDSFVVFLRGDGHFLPVLICVAAGVWLAWLRPARLTAAVSVTLGLLLLLSTASALQYLTWAAAAMFVLGPWEGVACNAVLGLLASLAYHGRSAVRWSEPLLYLGEFGWLVLAVSLATGVRSLLGARPDTDGGTGPATGAGTDAVTGTATDAATTTATDAATTTATDAATTTATDAAKGAATATGSGTATVTPPRTAEPAPAADRTGPAATAAPADADVPTTPAGPAPAPDRPGPADRAEPSVN
- a CDS encoding glucose-1-phosphate thymidylyltransferase, coding for MKALVLAGGAGTRLRPITHTSAKQLVPVANKPVLFYGLESIARAGITEVGIIVGDTADEIMSSVGDGSRFGLGVTYIPQHAPLGLAHAVLIARDFLGDEDFVMYLGDNFVVGGITDLVRAFRTSRPDAQILLTRVPDPRAFGVAELDAEGQVVGLEEKPERPRSDLALVGVYLFTPAVHEAVRAVKPSDRGELEITHALQWLIDERRTVRSTVVSGYWKDTGNVSDMLEVNRSVLELLEPVREGDVDAATEIIGRVSIAADATVRASRIVGPVVIGAGTVVERSYIGPSTSIAENCRITDSEIEYSIVLCGSSVRGVGRIEASLIGRHVEITPAPPIPAAHRLVLGDHSKVQISA
- the rfbB gene encoding dTDP-glucose 4,6-dehydratase — translated: MTPPLRILVTGGAGFIGSHYVRTLLGAEGPAAVAGVAVTVLDRLSYAGNPANLDPVRSHPRFAFVHGDIRDPALVGKAVSEHDQVVHFAAESHVDRSIQGAGAFVDTNVLGTQVLLDAALRHRLGTFVHVSTDEVYGSVDEGSWPETAPVSPNSPYAATKASADLLALAHHRTHGLDVRVTRCSNNYGHHQFPEKIVPLFITRLLDGGRVPLYGDGLNVRDWLHIDDHVQGIERVRTAGRPGEVYNIGGGTELTNRELTSLLLTACGADWDRVDRVEDRKGHDRRYSVDCAKIRDELGYRPGKDFATGLAETVDWYREHRSWWRPLTARAAL
- the rfbD gene encoding dTDP-4-dehydrorhamnose reductase; the protein is MSRWLVTGAGGMLGRAMTARLAREGRAPVALDRRALDLTDPAAVGSALAAHRPAVVVNCAAWTAVDDAESREPDALRINGDGVRNLAAACAARGVVLLHVSTDYVFGGDATTPYPETAVPAPRTAYGRTKLAGERAVLDLLPTTGYVVRTAWLYGEGGANFVRTMIRLEATRDTLDVVDDQRGQPTWSADLAHRLAQLGCAAVAGLAPPGIYHGTSGGEGSWCDLARETFRLLGADPARVRATTGAALARASAGTTTAPRPAPRPAYSVLGHARWRAAGLDPIRDWRAALAQALPALRAAAGPRVTAGAGARAGAEVEAKTGS